The Aphis gossypii isolate Hap1 unplaced genomic scaffold, ASM2018417v2 Contig00260_ERROPOS192875, whole genome shotgun sequence genome has a window encoding:
- the LOC126553559 gene encoding protein FAM200A-like, translated as MSSLNIISDHLMTLKNHFEKYFPEDIVKYNWIKDPFSENPLPNFTTTEEEQLIDISSDSSLRMKFSSFSLLEFWSSIKDEYSEISNKALRVLLPFATSYLCEAGFSAVAVLKSRYRSKLNIEKEMRVAVTTLLPNFEELLNRNQHIVRIKFKY; from the coding sequence ATGAGCTCACTAAACATAATTTCTGATCATCTGATGACTCTTAAAAATCATTTCGAGAAATATTTTCCAGAAGACATCGTAAAATACAATTGGATTAAAGATCCGTTTAGTGAAAACCCATTACCAAATTTCACAACTACTGAAGAAGAACAATTAATCGATATTTCATCTGATTCTTCGTTACGAATGAAATTTTCTTCATTTTCACTTTTAGAATTTTGGAGCAGCATTAAAGATGAATATTCTGAAATATCCAACAAAGCTTTGCGTGTACTACTACCATTTGCGACATCGTATTTATGTGAAGCAGGCTTTTCTGCAGTTGCTGTATTGAAATCAAGATATCGATCAAaacttaatattgaaaaagaaatgcGTGTGGCTGTCACAACATTGCTACCTAATTTTGAAGAATTATTAAACAGAAACCAGCACATTGTTCgcattaagtttaaatattaa
- the LOC126553554 gene encoding uncharacterized protein LOC126553554 gives MVKTCSVKGCNSKAGQGIKFHGLPKGDISKEWIKFLEKSNPSFKLTKTCTLCGLHFDSDLDYEITSTSVFQTKQLKKNAVPSILNPTARRSLFCESNTVSNYNGEEEVVTLSLLYVSADTMTDSMSSVTGTLDTIIVSTEATEQNTVETISSTEKSSSDVSVNKKRKCFVGDFKHINEIDTPNRRLQFWNASHATVENQRKRIKFLNKKNLLLTKRVKTLDDLVKHLKDEKKMISDNCFTVLKVCIILLI, from the exons atggttaaGACTTGTTCAGTGAAAGGATGCAACTCCAAAGCAGGTCAAGGAATTAAGTTTCAcgg acTTCCTAAAGGAGATATTTCTAAGGAATGGATTAAATTTCTTGAAAAAAGTAATCCATCATTTAAGCTTACAAAAACTTGTACCCTCTGTGGGCTACATTTTGATTCTGATTTGGACTACGAAATTACATCTACCAGTGTATTTCAAACTaagcaattgaaaaaaaatgctgtCCCAAGCATCTTAAACCCAA ctGCACGTAGATCATTGTTTTGTGAGTCAAATACTGTTTCTA attataatggaGAGGAAGAAGTTGTGACGTTGTCCTTATTATATGTATCTGCAGATACAATGACAGATTCAATGTCaa gtgtAACAGGGACACTAGACACAATTATAGTTTCAACTGAAGCCACTGAGCAGAATACAGTAGAAACAATATCCAGTACAGAAAAGTCATCATCAGATGTATCTGTTAATAA AAAGAGAAAATGTTTTGTGGgtgattttaaacatattaatgaaattgatACCCCTAACAGAAGGTTGCAATTTTGGAATGCTTCGCATGCAACTGTAGAAAATCAACGAAAACGAATAAAGTtcctgaataaaaaaaatttattattgactaaAAGAGTAAAGACATTAGATGATTTAGTGAAACATCTAaaggatgaaaaaaaaatgatatcagATAATTGTTTTACAGTTCTgaaggtatgtattatactattgatttaa
- the LOC114123646 gene encoding uncharacterized protein LOC114123646 gives MLYRLLELKEFCKLHDGTNPDIKLKDCEWESIQSVVNALNPAKMATLALQKQDLNLGDFYGIWFKAIHGLTADGSILAKTIKIAMEKELKEKYLENTTFLAAIFVDPRYQCLLTSEQQIIAIDRLVETWETLQLLKDKNPEFNNSNSSAEVHNEVDTNDQHSEDFFENFLSSQSSNLSQSSTSSNPIQTITAILNSFKNVHRIPYTDSVLKYWENEKGIHPELYELACVLLAIPATQVSVERSFSGLKFIVSDLRTSLDEELLEAIMIIRLINIKQC, from the exons ATGCTCTACAGACTCTTAGAATTGAAAGAATTTTGTAAGTTGCACGATGGAACAAATCCAGATATCAAACTAAAGGACTGTGAATGGGAGTCAATACAGAGTGTT GTTAATGCTCTTAATCCTGCAAAGATGGCTACACTTGCATTACAAAAGCAAGACCTCAATCTTGGTGATTTTTACGGCATATGGTTCAAAGCTATACATGGGTTAACTGCAGATGGTTCCATACTAGCTAAGACCATAAAAATAGCTATGGAGAAAgaacttaaagaaaaatatttggaaaatacCACATTCTTAGCGg CAATATTTGTTGATCCCAGATATCAGTGCTTACTAACTTCTGAACAACAAATTATAGCAATTGATCGTCTTGTTGAGACTTGGGAgactttacaattattaaaagataagaatcctgaatttaataattccaaTTCATCTGCTGAag ttcataACGAGGTTGATACAAATGACCAACATTCtgaagatttttttgaaaattttctatCTTCCCAATCATCTAACCTATCTCAATCTTCAACTTCATCAAATCCTATACAAACTATTACAgccattttaaatagttttaaaaatgtccatCGCATTCCTTATACTGATagtgtattgaaatattggGAAAACGAAAAAGGAATTCATCCTGAACTGTATGAGTTAGCTTGTGTTCTTTTAGCAATTCCAGCAACTcag gtCAGCGTAGAAAGAAGTTTTTCGGGACTAAAATTTATCGTATCAGATTTGCGTACATCTCTAGATGAAGAACTTTTAGAGgctataatgattattagat tgataaacattaaacaatgttag